Within Pangasianodon hypophthalmus isolate fPanHyp1 chromosome 11, fPanHyp1.pri, whole genome shotgun sequence, the genomic segment AGAAAATAGGTCACGATTTTCCTTTTCTATTAAGTACGATTTATATTACCTCAGAGTGCCCCTAGGTGTGCATGTACCCTGATTTAGGAAACTCAAACGCTAATGATTGAAAACCCTTACACACCTCCTGCTAGTTTACTGAGCAAGAACAGACAAGTGAGTTGACAGTACAACTCTGCAAGTTTTATAACCCTGAACTTAATAAAATATGCCACATGATAAAGGGCAGATTAAACAATATGTCTGTCTATTAAACCTGCAGTTTGAAAAGGAAGCCCCtgataataatacatattaatgACAGATCTATATTAATATTGATCAAAGATGGTGTGGGAATACCTTTCATTACACTAAATGATATTCGCTGTCCAGACGTCAGCTTTAATCAGGGCGATATTGATCTTGGACACCAGACTTGGCAGGAAGGCAGAAGAAGAAGCTTGTTGCTGCCCAGTCATTTCTTACAAAGCTTAATGAAAGTGTGGCTGGTGGGATTCAAGGTTGAATTCATTTGCCTGAAGGACAATGCTCTGTGGTCATTTGAGAATGACCATGGGAGAAATTCTTCAAGACTGAATCCTTTGAGAACCAATGAGTACAGGAAAAATGGATGCTTAAAGGACCTTAAAAGGACAGGCTAATTTTTTAgttctaaaatgaaaatatgaatgtCAGTACAAATACCTCGCTTGCTCTAATCATTTAGGATTTATTCACATGGCACAGAGGAGTTTTCCACATGGATGATTTTAGTTTCTAACTAACCTGCAGTACATTTCTAGGCAGCTGGCTAATCAATTTTCCTGGATCAGATCATGAGGGGGACAGGTGTGAAAAGACTTGGCATAAGCACAGGAAAATATTTTCTTGATTCCAATTTAACATGTTAATCTCAGTTTCAGAATTTGAAGCCTAATGGGGTAAGTAAAGATTCTTGTATGAACACAGACattattaaaactattaatattcacattagTAAATATTAACACTTGTTAAGCTAGAAAACCCTTTTTCCTGGTGCAAAGATTGCAagattttactttgttttcaAGAAGACCAACATCTAGTGATGCTTGTCAACATCTAGTGATGCCTGTCAGTCTAgtctctttctgtttatttaaatacaatgcTGTGTAGCTACAGTGTGGAACAGCACTGGCATGCCAGAAATTGTGCTGTGTAATTAGCAAGCAGAGAgcatcctgtctctctcttggcCCCTGATCAAGTCTACACCCTCGGATCACTTTCAGAGACATTTCAAATAATCCTCTGCAGCGCATTAAAGGACCACGCACCTGCTTGGTCATAATGTTCCAAGGTCACCTCCATTCTGTGcctttaaatgttaaacacctTCACACATATTTTTAGCATGCTGGCTATGTGTGTTTTAATCTCAAGCTAAAATTGTTACATcagtctttatttattgttttgtgagACTGAAGTTAAAGTGACTCAAGTGACTAAAGTGACTCAGTTCCTTTGCAGTGTTCTGTCTCTCagccacccacccacccacatacacacacacacacacacacacacacacactactagcACATCATAGTTAGTCAGACAAATAATGTATGATTGAAAGGTGGAGTTgcaaagagagatagacagagcgAGGGGTGGGGAAGGAAAGGTgatgagaggagagaaggagaggaaattgagagagcatgtgagagagagagagagagagagagagagagaaagggaaggagGGGCAAAGTGGGAGACAGTGACGGGGAAAGTACAGGAACAAGACAGGAACAACCATCACTACAGTTGTTCCAGCGGATACACAGATTTCTTCCTGCACTTACAAGCTGGTCTAATTTCTTATTtgcattctgaaaaaaaaaactttaatcttTAAGTTTTGTTCAATTGTTCAGTTCACATAATTGCACCATTTGAATTTAATCTCTTTATTGACATAATTTGTACATTCAAATTTTCAGATGttttctaaaaacatttcagacataCAAGACCTGACCAACCGGGATGAATCCAGCCAGGAGCGTCCAGCTAATCCTGATCCTCTACCTCCAATGCATCTACGGTAAcgtccttttttttccacactctgattttttaatcagcatgtggtgacaaaaaaaaatccctatgTGTGCAGAATTCTATACTGAGTTTGAACATGAAATAGTTACTGGTAAAGAAATAATGCATAAatgttttactttaaaaaatgtacttttaaaatGCATATATAAGCTGCTAGACAAAGTGATGTTAAAAAGAATCATTCTTTGGTTTTCGTTGCCACAgagaccttttttttcctccataaaTGTTGCCATTATTTAGAAGGATCTTTGTGGAGAATGATTACTTCATTTATTGCGGTAACaactaaaaaaatgaatcatggaCCGTAAAAAATAACTCTTTTTACACAACTAAAAGTGGATCACTCCTTTTCTGGCACCTACATTTCTAGTTTTTCTGGCACCTATATTTTTAAGAGTGCAGATGTTGTTCATTTTTAGATTTGCGACTATCCTATAATACTTTATAAAGGACACAGTAAAACTGCTAGTGATTATAGTTTACTACTGAAGGAGTTATTGTGAGCTGATAAAAGCTCTGGGGACAAAAGGACAAGATACCGAACAGCTTGCTGCTAAAGATCACACTGCTACAAGACTTCTCAACTAGGAAGTAAAGATTGAAGAGCTTATTTATCTTCTTACCCAGTAATAACACTATGACATTCCACACTGAAGAGCTCTTCAGCAAGCTAAAACTCACCTGATAAATTGGATTAGCAAAACGACATCAATTTACCGGGACAAGAGAGTAGTCTTATCTTAATATGTGCTGCTCAGAGTGCACATGTCTCGTCTGTAAAACGTGGAGCTTCAGTAGTTGATTGAATATATGACTGAGAGAAATCCTTTACTCATCGTCTTTTGATATGAATGAGTATTAAttatgtgtatatgcatgtctgtttgtttctctcacactcttttaGTGTGCACACCTGCCCCGGCTCATGGTCATGCAGAGGAGAGACTACTTCAGGTTTTATTCCGTCGCTATAACAAGCTCTCACGTCCTGTAGAGAACATCTCAGATGTGGTGCTGGTCCACTTCGGCCTTTCCATCGCACAACTCATTGATGTAGTGAGTTTAAACTCGAGCTGGAATATAAAcctgtacatttatttacatcagtgctttagaaagaaggaaataaagaaacgcagcatttttgtcatttgctaaatataataaaatatttttgttcacaTATACCAGCTTCGAAGGAACCTGGTGTATACACGTTCTAACTTCATGACCTCTATTTGATCAAATCACATATTAAAAAAGTTAATATGTGccatttgttaatattttttattttattccctaTGGCAGGATGAAAAGAATCAAATGATGACCACCAATGTTTGGGTGAAACAGGTATGTTTTGATCAGTTGGAGCATATAATTGAAAATTAATGAGATTTTTAATTGAAACTGGGCTCCCGTTACCTCACTCTCAGTTATCCTGTCATGCCTGCTGATTCAGAACATTGATGAGAGTGTATGTGCCCTGACAGGAATGGAGCGATTACAAGCTGCGCTGGAACCCTGAGGAGTTTGAGAATGTCACCTCCATCAGAATCCCCTCCGAGCTCATCTGGAGGCCTGATATTGTGCTCTACAACAAGTGGGTGCTTTTATGGACTAATGCCAAATTTCAATATTTAGAACACTTACTGCATATCAGTACATCAGTACATCATACTGCGTAtgctaatattatttattatgtaatcattatttaattttttgccGTATATACATATGTGGAACATTcctgaaatataaatacacttcTCCACATTTCATCATTATTGTTCTGCAAAATGGCGAACAAAATTCTTACTCACTGATTTCACAGTATCCAAATTAGACTCACACTTACAGTGTGGAAGCATCAGGTGCAAAACCTGTTCAGACCTTGACACTGGTACAAGTTGAACAAAATGTTGTGAATGTAACTTAGATATTGAGTTAATTTCCTCTAAGGTACTTCCAAAATGGAAAATTACTGATGACACATTACATAATTGAGTATGTACTTAAATACACAATTAAATATAAGATCATAAGATCAGTCCACATCAGTCCATCTGCGTGGATACCAGACAAAATTAGTAAATCTggactgtaaagaaaaaaaaaaagacatcttagcaagtgaaaatctTACATAGTCAAAttgatctagtatttcctattgtaagataataaaccaaatataggATTATTAAACCaaattgtatacatttttactaatttcaagcttgaaataggcTTGGTCtgttggcagatcatttttctttaaccacttatttctagaaagaagcaaaattatctgctaatagaataagaaaatggggagcttgaaatgagtaaaagcatctaaaaactGAATAACGattgaataatcttatatttgatttataataatctcataataagaaatattagttATATTTGTCTATATTCACTAGCTAAGatgtaattttttgcagtgagaGTGGAAAAATTCTCACCTGCTATACCCTGGTCAGTGTTGCGGTAGATCCCGGGATCACTGGGTGCAAAGTGGAATAATTCACCATGGATGGGATtccagtccattacagggcaccatgcacgcaCATTGAGTGGAAAaatacttttgtattttgtacttTCTTTGAAAAGGGGGTTCTTCTAAGATATTTTGGGTAGTTGTAGGCCCTTTTCTTCACAAAATTGTCCTTCTTGGAATCCTCTCTGATTTGGAAACACTATGGTACTTTTCTACATAGAACCTCTAACGAACCTTGAACCTCTAAGAGGGTTAAAGTGAAGAATCCTTTTAGGTTCCAGATATCACGTTTTAACTAAGAATGTATGCATCAAAACAATTTCTTATCCTTTACCAAGCTATGCCTCAAATATCATTCCTTCTAACGAAATGATTATTTATGCTTGTAGCGCTGATGGAGATTTCGCCGTGACCCACCTGACCAAAGCCCAGGTGTTCCACGATGGCAGAGTCAAATGGAAGCCTCCTGCCATATATAAGAGCTCCTGCAGTATTGACGTCACGTTCTTCCCTTTCGATCAGCAGAACTGTAAGATGAAGTTTGGCTCGTGGACGTATGACCGAGCTAAGATCGACTTGGTCAGCATGGACAGCAATGTGGACCAAATGGACTACTGGGAGAGTGGTGAGTGGGTCATCATCAACGCTGTGGGAAAGTACAACAGCAAGAAATACGAGTGCTGCACAGAAATCTACCCAGACATCACATACTACTTCATCATCCGCCGGCTCCCTCTGTTCTACACCATCAATCTGATCATCCCATGCCTGCTGATCTCATGCTTGACCGTGCTTGTGTTCTACCTACCATCGGAGTGTGCTGAGAAGATCACGCTGTGCATATCGGTGctcctctcactcactgtcttcCTGCTGCTCATTACAGAAATCATCCCTTCCACCTCGCTGGTCATCCCACTCATCGGTGAGTACCTGCTCTTCACCATGATCTTTGTCACGCTTTCTATCATCATCACCGTGTTTGTGCTGAACGTGCACCACCGCTCATCCCGCACGCATCGAATGCCTCATTGGGTCCGCCAGCTCTTTCTCCACCTGGTCCCGAGATACCTCTTCATGAAACGTCCACCCGCTGCTGGAAAGAGGAACTGCCGCAAACTCATTGAAATGATGCATAGGCCAATGGCACTGCAGCCCATCCAGCAGGGCAACCCCACCTTGACCATGCCCCTCGATCTGGCCATGGTCTCTGCTAGCTCATCATGTGCAATGCACCGAGAAGCAGCATCCAAATCTCCTCTTTTCTGCAGCTCCCCCAGTAGTCAGTACTCCATCCTTCAAGAGGAGCCCACACACATGAACCTCACTCCTGGACTCACATGCACTCAAGTGAACACTTCCTCTACCTCAAGCCCTTCTTTGTCTCCAGATGCACCCCTTGGGCCTCTGCTTCAAACGTTAGCTCTCAGTGAGGTTTGTGAATTTCAGTGCCACAGTGCTGAGAGTGTATTTGTGGATACCACAGAAGGTACGCATGAGACAGGAACTCTTTGGCACTGTCATAAGCATGAGGAGACAAGTATAAAGACATACGTCACTGCAGATAGAAGTGAAAGTACAGGTTCATGTATAAGACACAAGGTCCGGGGCACTCAAATCTCAAGCCCCAGCTGTAGTAAAGAATCCAAGCTGGAGGAAACTGAGTTTCCAGTGTCACAGTCACTCCTGCGGGCCCTCGAGGGAGTCCAGTACATCGCCGACCATCTCAGAGCTGAGGATTCAGACTTTTCGGTAGGTTTCAGAACTCTATTTTAACCTCCTGAATTCAGAAGCAGCCCAAAAGCATGTCATACAAACAAAGTGTACCATTTGCCAGGTAGTACCTTCTTCTTCACTTAGGAAAATCAGTTCTGTTACACTTTTTACAATTTCATTTGCATGTCTGCTCGATAAGGCAACGGTGAGACATAAGCGTCACATTCTAAACAGGTTTTAAATTCTGTGGGCCACTTTGAGCTGGATATAGGTTGTCATAAATTTTTTACAACAGAGATAAAAAGTCAGAGGTTATAACATTGCCCTCGCACACTGAAATCAGTCATCCATTAAAAATGGGAAGACTTGATTATTAGACGATATAGTGCGAGATATAAAAttcatcattttctttcttcctacCAGGTAAGAGAAGACTGGAAATATGTTGCCATGGTGATTGATAGAATATTTCTCTGGATGTTTGTGCTGGTGTGCATTTTGGGTACAGCGGGACTGTTTCTGCCTCCTTGGTTGGCTGGAATGATCTAGAATCTGACACTGAGCTCAGCATTGAACAAGAAACCTGCCAAACACTTTCAGTGTCCTCATCCAGATCCACTGTTTTTGACTGTACAAATATCTGCAATATCATAATATCACATTCCAGAGTGGCCAATGTAACGATGAAGCATTTTTTCAAGGTCAGCTTATATTTCCTTGAAATGCTTTCAAGGCACAAAATGGTTTATTCCTGTCCTTTCAACAAAGGCCAGTTTCTGTTGCAAATAAGCTGCTGTGCCTTCTTCTGAAACGTTCCTTCATTTGTGTATTATTCCCTTTAAATTCACGCTTTAAATCTGTGCCAATTATAACCACATACCTTCATGCCATTTGTTATATATTAAAGGATCTGCTACAAAACTAGATGAATAAAATTTTACATACTGACAGCATAAAAGCAATTCATATTGAAATTTATTTAGAATAATCTAGATATTCATGTGCCATATTtgtactgttgtgtttttcgCAGGGAGgagtaaataaatgattcaatGGAATAAATTCACTGGGCATCCATGTTACCCTAGAGCTCTATTTGTCATCTCTGTCTAAACAGATTGTGAGAAATAGCCTTCTGCTCTATCTGGTGGTGATTATAGCACAATAGATACTGACAGAATACACCACCAGATTTTGTCCACGTACACACACAATGGCAGGATGTAGAGATAAGCTTCTGTGCCACAGTTCATGCTGTCAGCTAGGAAGCTATAGCTGGATGcctaataatgaaattatatttcGAGAAAATAGTTACATCTTTAATCAAGAACAACAAAGGCTTGAGTTTCTTTCATAATAGTGCAGTCTGTGTTTAGAATCAAATGAGGTAAAACTCACTCACTCTGAAAAACAACAAGAGGGTTCTTCAGTGAAAACTGGTCAATACATCATAATCAAATATACTGACATGATCTTAGGCCAAAGCAAGAGACTTGTAGCTACGTTCTGCACATCTGACTGCAGCTCATAACAGACACATAAAACAAAGCAAGCCCCAGCTTGCTTTATACAGCCGACTCCATAACTGTTGGCACCCCTCAGGAAAATCGATAAAAAGACTGGATGAAATAACACATTTTCCTGACAAGCAACTGGAGAAACTCATTACCTTTCAACTTAAaaatatagcttttttttttttttttggggtggcACAGTAGGTAGAcagctgcctcacagctccagggtcctgggttcaatcctgagctcaagttattgagtgggtttcctcagggttctccagtttcctctcactgtccaaaaactTGCAGGAGGTCtggctatgttaaattgccGATGTGTGAAGAagtggtgccctgcgatggactgaattctcctgccttgagCCCAGTGTTACTGGGATTGGCTCCGGATTGgccgtgaccctgatcaggataaagcagttactgaagatgtatgtatgtatgaatgaatgaatgaatgaataatagtGTTTTCTCTCAAAAAGTGTCATAAATATAGTCATGCCTTAACAATGttcaaaataaatgttgtgtcatcagtcataaaaaaaaaaaaaaaaatttaaactgcTCTTTATTTCCAGAAACTCTGTTGTTGTCTCTGACCATTTTCTGATAGCCAGGGATATAAACATAAAGTCGAACACATGTGAAAACTTTTCCTGAAGGCAACCAATAAAATGCAGTACCATTGGATCTGCAGTTGGAAGTGATTGTTGTGATCATATtagaccaaaattgaactttttgtaGTGCACACCATTAGCATATTTGGCCAAAATTGGGAATGCTTAAAAGTAAATGCATCTGATACCCAttgttaaatattgtaaaatcttttgatgctttggggctgttttgcaGCTGGTGGTGCAGTGAGGACTGACTGCATCATGAAGTACCAGGATATTTAAACTCAAAACTTGATTGGGTAATTTTCCTAAATAATGCATCCCATTTAACACAGACGTGATAGCAGGAACATAAAATCAATGTTTTGCAACAGCCATCTGACTCGAGAAAAGATAAGCATTGGCCTGAATTCAAATAGAGCTGTCCACACACATAAAGCCAATAATATTAAGTGTCTCCAACCTCCAACCAGTGTTGTTATTCTCTGCAGTGGACACTTCACTAAATATTGATTGTGGGGTTGGTGATAATTTTGAGACTggtgtttttaacaaaataaaatacagtagtttaaaaaaagttatcaCGTTTTAGCTAAAAATATCCAgaaattctggagttgactatACTACTACATATTAAATCATCTGATTTAGATCCTGTATCTTTCCTCTAAGAAGATAGATCTTTCCTTCTAAGAGGAAGTTAAACCACATTATAATCCACATTATTAATTGAGCATAGTGCCCAGTCTAGATCTGCGCACCAGCAGAAAAGGATTCTGGATCACTTGACCTAAAATAGAGAATATATTTATTCTCCATATCTTGCCAATATTTGTGTATTCTGGTTAATCCTGCTGCGGCTAATTAACATGCTAATGAAATAACAGCATGAGTAAACAGAGCATAGTGAACAGGACACAGGttcaaaaatttaattaaacgCATTGCTAGTGATTCATCTATTGTCTTTTCTCTTATCGATTTCCCGAGTAGTGAAAAGGATTTACAGACATTAGGAAATATTCTCAAATAAAAGTGTAACATAAGAAcaaacttttgttttaaaagtacAGAAGAACAAATTACATGAATGGGTCATTAGACagttttgtaaaatgttacaaGAGGTTGTTCTGTTAAAACAAAGTTCCAAATTAAGCACTGCTTTCAACTTAAACATGAGTTCTAATAACATTAGTACAAAAAGGCTGTAGGTAATTATTTACACTCCTGTATGCAAGGAGGCATGTGTCAAAATTCAGTCATTTTCTTATGCGTATCTGCTTTCTTCCGAGCTCTCTGTATAGACTGCTCCTGAGCCTTCAGCTGCTGCAGCAGCTTACGAGATGCCGAGAGCTTCTCTTCCACATGACTAATAACTGCAGCATCCCTAGgcaaaaaagtgagagaaagagagagagagaggggaaaaaaaaaacactttgtgagAAGAAAACAAGGCCAGGGGGTGTAGAACAGTGAATGACAGCTCTGCCTACCTTCCATTTCTCCTGTTCAGAGAATCAGTGAGCCGCTGGATTTCTCTCTCCACCTGGCTCATCCTCTCGGTGGTCTGAAAGAGTTGAACATTAAGTGAGCGCTTGGTGCTCTTTCCTCCCTGGTACGCCTCCACACCACTGATGGAGCAGGAAGGAGCTGGAACAGACAAACTGGAATCTCCGAGTTTAGAGTTCAGAAAGTCAAAAACGTCAGGCCGGGTTGAGGTGGAAGTCCGCTTTCTCTTCATTTTCCGTTTGCTCGAGGCGGGATTGTTCTTGGCGGTTGCAGCCTGAGTCTTGCGCTGTGTAAACTCAGCACACTGGTCCAGCGAGCGGCCTTTCGGGAGCACCACGGCCTGCACGGGCTCCACACGCCCTGAAAGTGTTTTCCCCAAACCTGCACAAATGCATGCGAGACTGAAAGTCAGatcaacacacactaacaatcCCAAAATCAAGAGATACACCTTTCTACAATAAACTTTAgatcaaatacaaaaaaaaaaaaaaagccttccaTGACTGGGTTCCTAGCAGGAGTGGAATAATTACTAACAAATGTTGGTTCCgatccactaatctgattggctaagcggagttccaagagtgcttatatttcctacAACCACACCGGGTTGTtccactgtgtgtatcactccgctcatctgtgttcaccacataaaattctacttcctagtttgaaaccgttactacaaTAGAGATAgcaacatcatcagcggacatggcaagTGATATTTTCAGGAACATAACTTttcacttaaaatatgaaagcttgtcagatgaagatgaaaaggaagaagggaagccaatttcaccaAACGCAccaacaggaatgtacaaatcaatataaagtgaatgtggcttctttgggatctatttccactagcggagcaaaaacataaacagaacatttggccatattgtgtccaaaatgtcacttactcgatattaatttcttgtttatagaactgctgtaaaaaagcaatattgcactccCAATTGTGCCTTTATACTAAATATCGGTAAATCAGTACAACCGCATTCTTGTTACTGCTGTATGGCTTGATCAGTGCCCAATGCAATATCACTTCTCAGTATATCATGGCATCACAGAGAATGGCAGTGTAACATAGCAGCAGCACAGACATTAAATTACTATGTTAAATAAACTGCTAGAAAATTtgctgaaagagaaagagagaaaaactccagcatttttcaacctATTAACCATCTACTTCGTCTGTACTGCATGTGGGATTATGATGAACATGAATTTAACACATAACCAAGGGGGGGggaaaaaggagggaaaaatgtgtgtttcacattaatatttacTGACTACCCTttcaactgcccttagacttgcTCGGgaatcaataaatatttaagtcaATAAATATTCATGTAAATTTATTgacttaaatatttatgtaaagcaTGTAGTTTTGCAGAACACTTTCAGGAATTCTTCagtcaaatgtatttttaatttaagctctaaatctgtataattcatCCTTTCAGAGATGGGACTGTTTTATGGGGAAAGAATTTGTGCTTATGCTTTACCAACATGGTCAtagctttctttttattttattgctctaATGTTTAAAACTACAGAAAACCAGCTTTGTTAaagacactctctctccctgtaaCCTTTAATCTTACGAGTGTAATGGTTGTAGTCTAAAGTTTGcattatataatcatatattttaaacattatgttaaattattaacataattCAGCAACTGCCCTAAGATTTCCAATACAACTGAGTTTTGAGGAACTTCTCTCAGGAGAGGGAAAGGTATCAAAATTCATGTCTGTAAATTTAACCACATGTGCTCCAGGTCCAGTGGATAGACATCAGGCTGACAAAAGTgggaatattcctttaaaagGATTACTATTAGCTTTCCCTGGTTTATCACAACAAAGTAGAAACACCATTTTCTCTGAATTACAAGCCTACTTCAAATTAGTGTATAGCgtaacattaactgtaaaactatttctgtttatctgtatattgtataacagcacaactgTAGCTCTAACAATATTACATAAACACCTGACGCAATCTTCCCTGTCATACAGGCAAACGTTAACTCCAATCaaatacataaatgtctccCATGATTTAGGTTCTGATGGTATATTATACCTTTTCCTAACTCATAGCCCATCTTCAGCAAGAGCTTGGAACCAATTCCACGTGTGTGAGCCTCCCAGCCGCAGAACTCTTCGCTCGCACTGTTCACTGGGACTGATCCCTCCTCTTTACTGGAACTGAAAACTGTATAGAGAGTAAAAACAAGCAGCGTTTTCATCTAAGTAAAACACAAGCCGTTACAAAGCACAGGTATGCTAAATGTCTAAATAAACAAGGATTCAATAAGTATTAAAACCTAAACTCAGTCTGAGGGATTAAATCACTTCCCAATGGATTCAATGCggaaaactctgtgcagtttcAACATCAAACCTTTGGCGTAGCCTGCGTCACACTGATCAAAATCATCTTCCgaatcagaagaagaagacgagTTCTCGTCCTGCCGCAAAGGAGGGATAAGACAATCAGCCTCCAGGACAGCTTCCTTCAGCAGCAACGAGTCAAATTTCACAGTGTAGAAGCCTCCCTTGATTTCTGGGAACAgaaaaacaccatcaaacataTCTTGAAAAATATAATAAGCATGTTTAGGGTTCTGGTGCTCACTTTGACTCACTTGATTTAAACATGTGTGAATTAAATCTGCCTATAATcctctatatattttatagagGAATATACATCTTTGGGCTGAAAGAGTCTTTTCTGTTCATCAGTGCTGTAGCATCTTAGAGATGACTCATGACCAAGGCCATATTCCACTGAACAGAGAGACTAACAAGTGTTAAGTCCTTTTTTTATAGTAAATTGtaaaatg encodes:
- the chrna4b gene encoding neuronal acetylcholine receptor subunit alpha-4b encodes the protein MNPARSVQLILILYLQCIYVCTPAPAHGHAEERLLQVLFRRYNKLSRPVENISDVVLVHFGLSIAQLIDVDEKNQMMTTNVWVKQEWSDYKLRWNPEEFENVTSIRIPSELIWRPDIVLYNNADGDFAVTHLTKAQVFHDGRVKWKPPAIYKSSCSIDVTFFPFDQQNCKMKFGSWTYDRAKIDLVSMDSNVDQMDYWESGEWVIINAVGKYNSKKYECCTEIYPDITYYFIIRRLPLFYTINLIIPCLLISCLTVLVFYLPSECAEKITLCISVLLSLTVFLLLITEIIPSTSLVIPLIGEYLLFTMIFVTLSIIITVFVLNVHHRSSRTHRMPHWVRQLFLHLVPRYLFMKRPPAAGKRNCRKLIEMMHRPMALQPIQQGNPTLTMPLDLAMVSASSSCAMHREAASKSPLFCSSPSSQYSILQEEPTHMNLTPGLTCTQVNTSSTSSPSLSPDAPLGPLLQTLALSEVCEFQCHSAESVFVDTTEGTHETGTLWHCHKHEETSIKTYVTADRSESTGSCIRHKVRGTQISSPSCSKESKLEETEFPVSQSLLRALEGVQYIADHLRAEDSDFSVREDWKYVAMVIDRIFLWMFVLVCILGTAGLFLPPWLAGMI
- the zgpat gene encoding zinc finger CCCH-type with G patch domain-containing protein — its product is MDESSLEQAIETYRAQLQQVEAALACGLSSSDQADLLKLKEDLVQLISLTESSLVSVKKSQLLASLEDTTAQQTAPAATQEVNLEDEFTAFYAELSEGASEVAQDPNPDEDENENEEEEEDISGTKVRAPYHSSWGTLEYHNAMVVCSEEPDGEEARVRVLYVHPTHKSMKPCSFFLEGKCRFMDSCRYSHGEVVYMSELRDFLEADLSNMQQGSSCLAKHEDGIWYPAKITEIKGGFYTVKFDSLLLKEAVLEADCLIPPLRQDENSSSSSDSEDDFDQCDAGYAKVFSSSKEEGSVPVNSASEEFCGWEAHTRGIGSKLLLKMGYELGKGLGKTLSGRVEPVQAVVLPKGRSLDQCAEFTQRKTQAATAKNNPASSKRKMKRKRTSTSTRPDVFDFLNSKLGDSSLSVPAPSCSISGVEAYQGGKSTKRSLNVQLFQTTERMSQVEREIQRLTDSLNRRNGRDAAVISHVEEKLSASRKLLQQLKAQEQSIQRARKKADTHKKMTEF